TATGATAAATGAATATTCTGAACTATTTAATGTATCTTAATGCTGTTTATGCCTATTTCAATAAAAGCAAGGCTATCCATATTTCTGAGGATTTTTTTCACTCGTTAATTCACAAATACTACATGACATTGtaggaaaactagaaataatagTAAGTAAGAGAACAACATAAAAATTATACTGAATATTTGGCATAGAGGTCATAGGTAAGCAAAATTTTGTATATGACTTTTCATATTACCTTTTCTGGCatcaatttttttgaatttttgtttcctgatgattaaaaatttcaaaggaattagtatgattttatttaatctatttcaacaatttaaaaatattttatctatttcacaTAATGCTCaatctttattttcctctattaAAAATAGTTATGACATAGATCATTCAATTAtgtaatactttaaataaaataccgTCTTTCTGTTTTTACAAATCCACCCAgagttttatctttttgaattgctGCCTAGGACAAATGACTTCATTTTGAAGCCAGAACTAACATGAAGATTCTCCTGTGAATGTGTTCAAGATCGGATCATGGTGGGTCAGAACCAGCTCCTAACCTCTGCTTGATTATTGCCAATGGAGACAAGAATATTCAGAACATATGCCctggaggattaaaaaaaaaaaacaactttaaaatctATTCCATGGCCAGAGGCAATCATTCAGTAGTATCTGAGTTTATCCTCTTGGGGCTCACTGATAATCCAGAGCTTCAAGCCATTCTCTTTGGTATATTCCTAGTCATCTATTTAGCTAGTGTCATGGGTAATCTCGGTATGATTGTGCTCATCCAAGTCAGCCCTCAGCTTCACACACCCATGTACTTTTTTCTCAACCACctggcttttgttgatttttgttttacttcatcAGTCACCCCAAACACCTTGGTGAATTTTCTGTGTGATGTGAAAAGTATAACATTTTATGCATGTGCTCTTCAGGTGTGCTGCTTCATCACATTTGTAGTTTGTGAACTGTATTTGCTTGCAATCATGGCCTATGATCGgtatgtggccatctgcaaccCTCTACTGTACATCATTCTCATGCCTAGAAAGCTCTGTAATCAAATGATTGCTAGCACATATGCTTATGGATTCACAGTGGGTCTCATACAGACAGTGGCAACATTCCACTTGTCTTTTTGTGGCTCCAACGTGATCAATCACTTTTATTGTGATGATGTTCCCTTGGTTGCTCTGGCCTGCTCTGACACTCACCTCAAAGAGCTGATGTTGTTCATCATTGCTGGATTCAATACCCTCTGCTCTCTACTACTTGTAATAATTTCTTATATCTTCATCTTCTTTACCATCCTAAAGATCCATTCTACTGAAGGAAGACAGAAAGCCTTTTCTACGTGTGCTTCCCACCTAACCTCCATCACAATATTTTATGGGACAATCATTTTTATGTATCTACTGCCCAAGTCAAGCCATTCTCT
This is a stretch of genomic DNA from Canis aureus isolate CA01 chromosome 21, VMU_Caureus_v.1.0, whole genome shotgun sequence. It encodes these proteins:
- the LOC144293350 gene encoding olfactory receptor 5AL1-like; this encodes MARGNHSVVSEFILLGLTDNPELQAILFGIFLVIYLASVMGNLGMIVLIQVSPQLHTPMYFFLNHLAFVDFCFTSSVTPNTLVNFLCDVKSITFYACALQVCCFITFVVCELYLLAIMAYDRYVAICNPLLYIILMPRKLCNQMIASTYAYGFTVGLIQTVATFHLSFCGSNVINHFYCDDVPLVALACSDTHLKELMLFIIAGFNTLCSLLLVIISYIFIFFTILKIHSTEGRQKAFSTCASHLTSITIFYGTIIFMYLLPKSSHSLNRDKFASVFYVVVIPMLNPLIYSLRNQEVKNALKRIIAKLCLAVK